TGGGCACCATCATCGGAATGATCAGCTCTTTCAATATCATGGCAACAACAGGTCTGGGACAACCCCACGCGGTAACAGGGGGAATCGCAGAGGCGCTCATCGCCACGGCATCGGGCATCACCGTCGCCGTCATCACCCTCGTACCCTACAACTACTTTCTTGCCAGGGTCGAACGGGAAGCCGATGTTATAGAAACCTACGCCACAAGGTTGGAGCTTGCCCTCAACGCGGCGCCGAAAGAGCAGGTACAATGAGGCTCCCCCGCAAAACAAGAAAGAAGGTTCGCATAGAGATCATCCCCATGATCGACACCATGTTTTTTCTCTTAGTCTTCTTTATGGTAGCAACCCTCACCATGACCATGCAACGGGGGATACAGGTTAATCTGCCCCATGCGGCAACCGCCAGAGACGATATTAAACAGGTCGTCACTTTGACACTCACGAAAGAAGGCAAGCTCTATTTCGACAAGGATGAAATAGG
Above is a window of Pseudomonadota bacterium DNA encoding:
- a CDS encoding biopolymer transporter ExbD, translated to MRLPRKTRKKVRIEIIPMIDTMFFLLVFFMVATLTMTMQRGIQVNLPHAATARDDIKQVVTLTLTKEGKLYFDKDEIGSPAEIQSHLASMGKRAGEVSIIINADKAVEHGRVIEAMDAVRKSSITKIAVAVRPVGLSGN